A stretch of the Actinoalloteichus fjordicus genome encodes the following:
- a CDS encoding MarR family transcriptional regulator, translated as MSVVLGLIVHVKRRAVFEQATRMLTGVSWEWVIYDEEAEIRGLVAALIATRHLDGVLLGPVPYDASHDVLPESLPVVVIRPSALDLALAFSAARSRFPGMGRVSVDTFDLDAVIEVRTALGLTADDVTALSYAPGQRTSDIVEHHRRVLDDDANGVVITMRMEVRRRLDGEIKVLSSQPVPSTIRAELHELALRIQSHRANASRFAAGVFVVAEQSREVDVDRARVGLMNLLLNTPELAEAWVENRGRRGLVVFAHKALFERITNNWIGVPVLSQAEELLGVRVAAGFGIGGSARTSVSLAERAASRAEAEGRPCGYLIEDTGVIIGPMGQEGSPVAFTYRDHGVHIERLARSVGLSPATISRLAAVERTLHGQAVSPGELANVLGITDPSGRRLIRRLSERGLVTADGTAQTHRKGRPTRLYRLGIDAALAAAAHGANADIDAEEPAPAETSETSDQPGPPAPAEALPSAPAARPS; from the coding sequence ATGAGCGTGGTCCTCGGTCTGATCGTGCACGTCAAGCGGCGTGCCGTGTTCGAGCAGGCGACTCGGATGCTCACCGGCGTGTCCTGGGAATGGGTGATCTACGACGAGGAGGCCGAGATCCGCGGTCTGGTCGCCGCGTTGATCGCCACCCGGCACCTCGACGGCGTGCTGCTCGGGCCGGTGCCCTACGACGCCAGCCATGACGTGCTGCCCGAGTCGTTGCCCGTGGTCGTCATCCGGCCCTCGGCGCTGGATCTGGCCCTGGCGTTCTCCGCCGCCCGGTCCCGATTTCCCGGAATGGGCCGAGTCAGCGTCGACACGTTCGATCTCGATGCCGTGATCGAGGTGCGCACGGCGCTGGGCCTGACCGCCGACGACGTGACCGCGCTGTCCTACGCCCCCGGCCAGCGCACCTCGGACATCGTCGAGCACCACCGCCGCGTCCTCGACGACGACGCGAACGGGGTGGTCATCACCATGCGGATGGAGGTCCGGCGACGACTCGACGGCGAGATCAAGGTGCTGAGCAGTCAACCCGTCCCGTCGACGATTCGCGCGGAGCTGCACGAGCTGGCCCTGCGCATCCAGTCTCACCGGGCCAACGCCTCCCGGTTCGCCGCCGGGGTGTTCGTGGTGGCCGAACAGTCCAGGGAGGTCGACGTCGATCGGGCCAGGGTCGGCCTGATGAACCTGCTGCTCAACACCCCGGAGCTGGCGGAGGCCTGGGTGGAGAACCGGGGACGGCGCGGGCTGGTCGTCTTCGCGCACAAGGCTTTATTCGAACGGATCACGAACAACTGGATCGGCGTGCCGGTGCTGAGCCAGGCCGAGGAACTGCTGGGGGTCCGCGTCGCGGCGGGCTTCGGGATCGGCGGATCGGCGCGGACCAGCGTCTCCCTGGCCGAGCGGGCCGCCTCGCGCGCGGAGGCGGAGGGCAGGCCCTGCGGATACCTCATCGAGGACACCGGGGTGATCATCGGCCCGATGGGGCAGGAGGGCAGCCCGGTGGCCTTCACCTATCGCGATCACGGCGTGCACATCGAGCGGCTGGCGCGCAGCGTCGGGCTGAGCCCGGCGACGATCTCCCGGCTGGCCGCCGTGGAGCGGACGCTGCACGGACAGGCGGTCTCGCCGGGCGAGCTGGCCAACGTCCTGGGCATCACCGATCCGAGCGGCCGCAGGCTGATCCGTCGGCTCAGCGAGCGCGGACTGGTCACCGCCGACGGCACCGCGCAGACCCACCGCAAGGGCAGGCCGACCCGGCTCTATCGGCTGGGCATCGACGCGGCACTCGCCGCCGCGGCACACGGCGCGAATGCCGACATCGATGCCGAGGAGCCAGCGCCTGCCGAGACGTCCGAGACGTCCGACCAGCCCGGACCACCCGCCCCGGCCGAGGCGCTGCCGTCTGCGCCAGCGGCCCGGCCGAGCTGA
- a CDS encoding YbaB/EbfC family nucleoid-associated protein, whose amino-acid sequence MTSPPFRAGDPIAGLRRSLEDTVGDLTRMQETIDAQLAEVRSRTELLRTRRLEGTSDARRVHAVVDGEGLLQDLRIEPGALRSSHPGRLGGEIVQAVSRARAAASEENRKAFHDLMPAMFPAEGES is encoded by the coding sequence ATGACTTCTCCGCCCTTCCGCGCAGGTGACCCGATCGCCGGGCTCCGACGTTCCCTGGAAGACACCGTCGGCGACCTGACCCGGATGCAGGAGACGATCGACGCCCAGCTCGCCGAGGTCCGCTCCCGAACCGAACTGCTGCGGACTCGACGATTGGAGGGCACTTCCGACGCACGCCGCGTACACGCGGTCGTCGATGGTGAAGGCCTGCTTCAGGATCTGCGGATCGAGCCGGGAGCACTGCGCTCGTCACATCCCGGACGACTCGGGGGCGAGATCGTGCAGGCCGTCAGCCGGGCACGCGCCGCAGCCTCGGAGGAGAACCGGAAGGCCTTCCACGATCTGATGCCCGCGATGTTCCCCGCAGAAGGAGAATCCTGA
- a CDS encoding YbaB/EbfC family nucleoid-associated protein, with protein sequence MAASAEIRALVAEIEAATAAAQARAVERQNATYSEPIGSELGTVTVGGQGELRAVDLDTRSLRYTNESALADAVKTAVQRAERRARESTEA encoded by the coding sequence ATGGCCGCGAGCGCCGAGATTCGCGCCCTGGTCGCCGAGATCGAGGCGGCCACGGCGGCCGCCCAGGCCCGAGCCGTCGAGCGGCAGAACGCCACCTACTCGGAACCGATCGGCTCCGAACTGGGCACCGTCACCGTCGGCGGACAGGGCGAGCTGCGAGCGGTCGACCTCGACACCCGGTCGCTCCGCTACACGAACGAATCGGCCCTGGCCGACGCGGTGAAGACCGCCGTCCAACGCGCCGAACGACGAGCCAGAGAGAGCACAGAAGCCTGA